One Chromatiaceae bacterium genomic region harbors:
- a CDS encoding efflux RND transporter periplasmic adaptor subunit, with protein sequence MSMASLIPLLSALAATGLADLNPAQLDSATVAYRSVPREYQLDGVIEAVQQTTVSAQTQGQVQEVLFDVDDYVEAGTVIARIKDTEQRSRVAQATAELNSAEATLKNAHEEFERIKEMFNKKMSSESVMDKAIADVKNAQARVEAATAATEQAVEQLEYTQVRAPYSGLVTRRHVQVGEMANPGQALMTGIALRNLRVSVDVPQNMIQEVRAGQGARIQLPGGARVEAAQMTVFPFADQGSNTFKVRLDLPPDLADLFPGMFVKIGFITGEKRELAIPKPAVVHRSEVTGVYVLADGQIRFRQIRLGRDLGDAWVVLSGLTEGERVALDPIAAGTLLKARAGERSDG encoded by the coding sequence ATGAGCATGGCCTCCCTGATCCCCCTCCTGTCCGCCCTGGCGGCCACCGGGCTGGCGGACCTCAACCCCGCCCAGTTGGACAGCGCAACGGTCGCTTACCGGTCCGTCCCCCGTGAATACCAGCTCGATGGCGTGATCGAAGCCGTCCAGCAGACCACGGTCTCCGCCCAGACCCAGGGTCAGGTCCAGGAGGTCCTCTTCGACGTGGACGACTACGTCGAGGCAGGCACGGTGATAGCCCGCATCAAGGATACAGAACAGCGGTCGCGGGTTGCCCAGGCGACGGCGGAACTGAATTCGGCCGAGGCCACCCTGAAAAACGCCCATGAGGAGTTCGAACGCATCAAGGAGATGTTCAACAAGAAGATGTCCTCGGAGTCCGTCATGGACAAGGCCATCGCGGACGTCAAGAACGCCCAGGCCCGCGTCGAGGCCGCCACCGCCGCCACGGAGCAGGCCGTGGAGCAACTGGAATATACCCAGGTCCGCGCCCCCTATTCCGGCCTGGTCACCCGGCGCCATGTCCAGGTCGGAGAGATGGCCAATCCGGGCCAGGCGCTCATGACGGGCATTGCGCTCCGGAATCTGAGGGTCTCCGTGGATGTCCCTCAAAACATGATCCAGGAGGTCCGCGCGGGCCAGGGGGCGCGCATCCAATTGCCGGGTGGCGCCCGGGTGGAGGCGGCCCAGATGACCGTCTTTCCCTTCGCGGATCAAGGCTCGAATACCTTTAAGGTACGCCTGGATCTCCCGCCCGATCTAGCCGATCTCTTTCCGGGCATGTTCGTCAAAATCGGCTTCATCACGGGCGAAAAGCGGGAACTGGCGATCCCCAAGCCCGCCGTGGTGCACCGCTCGGAGGTCACCGGGGTCTATGTCCTGGCGGATGGCCAGATCCGCTTCCGCCAGATCCGCCTGGGCCGTGATCTGGGGGATGCCTGGGTGGTCCTGTCGGGTCTGACCGAGGGCGAACGGGTGGCCCTGGACCCCATCGCCGCCGGTACCCTGCTCAAGGCACGGGCCGGGGAGCGGAGCGATGGCTGA
- a CDS encoding tRNA 2-thiocytidine biosynthesis protein TtcA: MNANLVKPPKSLLRLVGRAIVDYGMIRDGDRILLGVSGGKDSLSLLHLLRHLQGYAPVRFELAVLTVDPEVPGFDPQSLKDYYEALGVPWHYEQQPIMEQAKRHMDGDSFCAYCSRMKRGIMYRLCREQGYGVLALGQHLDDLAESLLLSLFHGGQLRTMKAHYLNDAGDVRIIRPLAYCRERQTADFAHAAGLPVVPDSCPACFSAPSRREHMKALLAREEAEHPRLFGNILHAIRPLLTEGIAVSPTAAQDRTARRCFPLVAPGAAPDPIQYPAHHSTTHP, encoded by the coding sequence ATGAATGCCAACCTGGTCAAACCACCCAAGTCCCTGCTACGCCTCGTGGGCCGGGCCATCGTCGATTACGGCATGATCCGCGATGGAGATCGCATCCTGCTGGGGGTCTCCGGGGGCAAGGACTCGCTCTCCCTGCTGCACCTGCTGCGACACCTGCAAGGCTATGCCCCGGTGCGGTTCGAGCTGGCCGTCCTGACGGTGGACCCGGAGGTGCCCGGCTTCGATCCCCAGTCCCTCAAGGATTATTACGAGGCCTTGGGCGTACCTTGGCACTACGAACAACAGCCGATCATGGAGCAGGCCAAGCGCCACATGGATGGCGACTCCTTCTGCGCCTATTGCTCGCGCATGAAGCGCGGCATCATGTACCGCCTGTGCCGGGAACAGGGCTACGGCGTCCTGGCCCTGGGGCAGCACCTGGACGATTTGGCGGAGAGCCTGCTGCTGTCCCTCTTTCATGGCGGCCAGTTGCGCACCATGAAGGCCCACTATCTCAATGACGCGGGCGACGTGCGCATCATCCGCCCCCTGGCCTACTGCCGGGAACGCCAGACCGCGGACTTCGCCCACGCCGCCGGCCTGCCGGTCGTGCCGGATTCCTGCCCGGCCTGTTTCTCCGCCCCGAGTCGCCGCGAGCATATGAAGGCCCTGCTGGCGCGGGAGGAGGCGGAACATCCGCGGCTTTTTGGCAACATTTTGCATGCCATCCGACCCCTATTGACGGAAGGCATTGCCGTGAGCCCGACCGCGGCCCAGGATCGAACGGCACGACGATGCTTCCCCTTGGTGGCCCCAGGCGCGGCACCGGACCCGATTCAATACCCAGCCCATCACTCAACGACCCATCCGTGA